A region from the Rubrivirga sp. SAORIC476 genome encodes:
- a CDS encoding carboxypeptidase-like regulatory domain-containing protein, which translates to MTLKSFALLALAALSLTACKDGLVEPERFGSIEGVVVDFDTGAAIPSAGITTSPATDAITADGEGRFSVPNVLTGTYVISASRSGYRTSTVTVSVREGRTAQATLFMTAVEEGEESMLTAEVLGFTNEAVSADTSFVTVEYRAQNTGGETIATYEVYFRIDTDQGPYYQEVNGEDLTPGEQDVSTFRKALLGAVASGVVLEGSSTETVTPGT; encoded by the coding sequence ATGACGTTGAAATCCTTCGCCCTCCTCGCCCTCGCGGCCCTCTCGCTCACCGCCTGCAAGGACGGCCTGGTCGAGCCCGAGCGATTCGGCAGCATCGAAGGCGTCGTGGTGGACTTCGACACCGGCGCGGCGATCCCGAGTGCGGGCATCACCACCAGCCCGGCCACCGATGCGATCACCGCGGATGGGGAAGGCCGGTTCTCGGTTCCGAACGTCCTTACGGGCACGTACGTGATCTCCGCCTCGCGCAGCGGCTACCGCACCAGCACGGTCACCGTGTCGGTCCGCGAAGGTCGTACCGCGCAGGCGACGCTCTTCATGACAGCCGTAGAGGAAGGCGAAGAGTCCATGCTCACGGCCGAGGTGCTCGGCTTCACCAACGAAGCGGTGAGCGCCGATACTTCCTTCGTGACGGTCGAGTACCGCGCGCAGAACACCGGCGGCGAGACCATCGCCACCTATGAGGTCTACTTCCGGATCGACACCGACCAGGGGCCTTACTACCAGGAGGTGAACGGCGAAGACCTGACGCCTGGCGAGCAGGACGTGAGCACGTTCAGGAAGGCCCTCCTCGGGGCGGTGGCGAGCGGGGTCGTGCTCGAGGGATCCAGCACAGAGACCGTTACGCCAGGGACCTGA
- a CDS encoding AAA family ATPase: MIPLRLHLSNFLSYGENAPVLDLEGIHVACLSGGNGQGKSALLDAMTWAIWGEARKSGESRKPDDELLRVGTRAMVVDFSFRIGGVDHRVVRSYTRSASGKTSKPGLEFQIRDGDAWRPLTAESVRATQAAIDERVGIDYETFINSTFLLQGRSDEFTKKKPGERKEILGKILALGRYDAMAARAGQRWSRLRERATALEAEGTRLDVSLEPVGEWEAERAEVEAEVGRATQAVEAAAAALAQATATLAGLDAASREATTREEALASLGGRLAALDRDLVTVAQRIETADALLARSEEIEADHARYEALRRERAALDEKAALFRGVDAQRHALRLEMQQQTAEARAEIVSQEGALATLDRQIEADTEAAAGLAAAEAAHARALAAVDDLQRFEAVATERAGIEKRIEALDKQLAADKGALEGTRARIVEEGKRLAAEVAAAQPVELDALQTAVTAGQDAATRREHLQAEGTEASRAVGAFEGRLQALAAERAAVEEKRRRLVDSEDDTCPTCGTDLSDAHRADVLAGYAESLQALADAQAAVTADRDEAVATRDRLRAEYVRLGTVVEAGDVATRDLRAARDRAERAEAMQARLEELRADVRRLQKQIDAEDYSPKARAERTELQETLAGVDYDPTGHAAARAEAKLLDHWARQVRTLSLASERLSQATADRTRRVTALADRRAALDRNDHNAERAQRMAALDAQVERLEFDPAEHERVGKAFDALADAPRRLAELLDARRQRAELGERRAARVEERARVERDRGAQAEALAALQDRLAARPEAERVRDAAEADRRSAAARLAQAQERLGALTERLAKASRDRALRTEVRAELKEVKRERALYGHLRRAFGKNGIPSLIIEETLPEIEARANALLERLSRGRTRVALETLKDKKTGGGTRETLDIRITDDQGVARAYETYSGGEAFRVNFALRIALSQILAERSGTQIRTLVIDEGFGTQDAEGLQRLIGAIRAIQDDFETILVITHLDELKAAFPVRIEVRKEPVTGSTFEVVGV, encoded by the coding sequence ATGATCCCGCTTCGCCTCCACCTGTCCAACTTCCTCTCCTATGGGGAGAACGCACCCGTCCTGGATCTGGAAGGCATCCACGTGGCGTGTCTGTCGGGGGGGAACGGGCAGGGGAAGAGCGCCCTGCTGGACGCCATGACCTGGGCGATCTGGGGCGAGGCACGCAAGTCGGGCGAGTCCCGCAAGCCGGACGACGAACTCCTCCGGGTCGGCACGCGCGCGATGGTGGTCGACTTCTCCTTTCGGATCGGCGGGGTGGACCACCGCGTGGTGCGGAGCTACACCCGGTCGGCGAGTGGCAAGACCTCCAAGCCGGGGCTCGAATTCCAGATCCGCGACGGCGACGCGTGGCGCCCGCTCACCGCCGAGTCGGTGCGCGCCACCCAGGCGGCCATCGACGAGCGCGTCGGGATCGACTACGAGACGTTCATCAACTCGACGTTCCTGCTCCAGGGCCGCAGCGACGAGTTCACCAAGAAGAAGCCCGGCGAGCGGAAGGAGATCCTGGGCAAGATCCTCGCGCTGGGGCGGTACGACGCGATGGCTGCTCGCGCAGGCCAGCGGTGGTCACGTCTGCGCGAGCGGGCGACCGCGCTGGAGGCTGAGGGCACCCGCCTCGACGTCTCGCTGGAGCCGGTCGGGGAGTGGGAGGCCGAGAGGGCGGAGGTCGAGGCCGAGGTGGGGAGGGCCACCCAGGCGGTCGAGGCCGCCGCCGCCGCGCTGGCGCAGGCCACGGCCACGCTCGCCGGGCTCGATGCGGCCAGCCGGGAGGCGACCACGCGCGAGGAGGCGCTCGCGTCGCTGGGTGGACGGCTCGCGGCGCTCGACCGCGACCTCGTCACCGTCGCCCAGCGCATCGAGACGGCGGACGCGCTCCTCGCTCGCTCCGAGGAGATCGAGGCGGACCACGCGCGCTACGAGGCGCTGCGGCGTGAACGCGCGGCACTCGACGAGAAGGCCGCCCTCTTCCGCGGGGTCGATGCGCAGCGCCACGCGCTCCGGCTAGAGATGCAACAGCAGACGGCGGAGGCTCGCGCGGAGATCGTGTCTCAGGAGGGGGCACTCGCCACCCTGGACCGGCAGATCGAGGCCGACACTGAGGCCGCGGCGGGACTGGCTGCGGCGGAGGCTGCCCACGCCCGCGCCCTGGCCGCAGTCGACGATCTCCAGCGGTTCGAGGCCGTCGCCACCGAGCGGGCCGGGATCGAGAAGAGGATCGAGGCCCTCGACAAGCAACTCGCCGCCGACAAGGGCGCGCTGGAGGGGACGCGGGCTCGGATCGTGGAAGAAGGCAAACGGCTCGCCGCAGAGGTCGCCGCGGCGCAGCCAGTGGAACTGGACGCGCTCCAGACGGCGGTCACCGCAGGCCAGGACGCGGCGACGCGGCGCGAGCACCTCCAGGCCGAGGGCACCGAGGCGTCGCGTGCGGTTGGCGCGTTCGAGGGGCGGCTCCAGGCGCTCGCCGCCGAACGGGCAGCCGTCGAGGAGAAGCGTCGTAGGCTGGTCGACTCGGAAGACGACACCTGCCCGACGTGTGGGACGGATCTTTCCGACGCGCACCGCGCGGACGTCCTCGCAGGATATGCCGAGTCGCTGCAGGCCCTGGCGGACGCACAGGCGGCAGTAACGGCGGACCGCGACGAGGCGGTCGCGACGCGGGACCGACTCCGCGCCGAGTACGTCCGCCTCGGTACGGTCGTCGAGGCCGGTGACGTGGCGACCCGCGACCTCCGGGCAGCCCGCGACCGTGCCGAGCGGGCGGAGGCCATGCAGGCGCGCCTCGAAGAACTTCGTGCCGACGTCCGGCGGCTCCAGAAGCAGATCGATGCGGAGGACTACAGCCCGAAGGCCCGCGCCGAGCGCACGGAGCTGCAGGAGACCCTCGCGGGCGTGGACTACGACCCCACGGGGCACGCCGCTGCCCGCGCCGAGGCGAAACTCCTCGACCACTGGGCACGCCAGGTGCGAACGCTGTCGCTCGCCTCGGAGCGGCTCTCGCAGGCGACCGCCGACCGAACGCGCCGCGTGACAGCGCTCGCGGACCGCCGCGCGGCCCTCGATCGTAACGACCACAACGCGGAGCGAGCCCAACGCATGGCCGCACTGGACGCGCAGGTCGAACGTCTCGAGTTTGACCCTGCCGAGCACGAGCGGGTCGGCAAAGCATTCGACGCCCTGGCCGACGCACCCCGACGGTTGGCCGAACTCCTCGACGCCCGGCGGCAGCGTGCAGAGCTGGGCGAGCGCCGCGCCGCGCGGGTCGAGGAGCGAGCTCGCGTGGAGCGTGACCGGGGGGCTCAGGCGGAGGCACTCGCCGCACTTCAGGACCGTCTCGCAGCCCGGCCCGAGGCGGAGCGCGTCCGGGACGCCGCCGAGGCGGACCGCCGGAGTGCCGCAGCGCGGCTCGCGCAGGCGCAGGAACGCCTCGGCGCGCTCACCGAGCGCCTGGCGAAGGCGAGCCGGGACCGGGCCCTGCGGACGGAGGTCCGCGCTGAGCTCAAAGAGGTCAAGCGGGAGCGAGCCCTCTACGGGCACCTCCGCCGCGCCTTCGGGAAGAATGGGATTCCCTCTCTCATCATTGAGGAGACCCTTCCCGAGATCGAGGCCCGCGCCAATGCGTTGCTGGAGCGCCTGAGCCGCGGCCGGACGCGCGTCGCTCTCGAGACCCTAAAGGACAAGAAGACGGGCGGAGGCACGCGCGAAACACTCGACATCCGGATCACGGACGACCAGGGCGTAGCGCGAGCGTACGAGACGTATTCGGGAGGCGAGGCCTTTCGGGTCAACTTCGCGCTCCGCATCGCGCTGAGCCAGATCCTCGCCGAACGGTCCGGGACTCAGATCCGGACCCTCGTGATCGACGAGGGGTTCGGCACCCAGGACGCCGAGGGGCTACAGCGGCTGATCGGCGCCATCCGCGCGATCCAGGACGACTTCGAGACCATCCTCGTCATCACCCACCTGGACGAGTTGAAGGCGGCCTTCCCCGTCCGCATCGAGGTGCGAAAGGAGCCCGTCACGGGCTCGACCTTCGAGGTCGTGGGCGTCTGA
- a CDS encoding LON peptidase substrate-binding domain-containing protein has product MFDERLPLFPLGIVLLPGEPVPLHIFEPRYKEMVRVCIDGDRPFGIVYASEEKLADVGCTARIERVAARYEDGRLDIVAVGEQRFAVDEIHRDLEYLSANVHAVEDAGGETDTAARETAIARHMKLLEMAGEAPSPSRYDHSLPVSFLIGRNAGLDLSEKQRLLEMALESERIQFLANHLGALLVRLEKAREYRDLARGDGHASGLPDLDV; this is encoded by the coding sequence ATGTTCGACGAACGTCTCCCCCTGTTCCCCCTCGGGATCGTGCTCCTGCCCGGCGAGCCCGTTCCCCTGCACATCTTCGAGCCCAGATACAAGGAGATGGTCCGCGTCTGCATCGACGGAGACCGGCCGTTCGGGATCGTGTACGCCTCCGAGGAGAAGCTCGCCGATGTCGGCTGCACCGCGCGCATCGAGCGCGTCGCGGCGCGCTACGAGGACGGCCGCCTCGACATCGTGGCCGTGGGCGAGCAGCGGTTCGCCGTGGATGAGATCCACCGGGACCTGGAGTACCTGTCAGCGAACGTGCATGCGGTGGAGGACGCCGGGGGGGAGACCGACACCGCGGCACGCGAGACGGCCATCGCACGCCACATGAAACTGCTCGAGATGGCGGGCGAGGCGCCGTCGCCGTCGCGCTATGATCACTCTCTCCCTGTGTCGTTCCTCATCGGGCGGAACGCAGGACTGGACCTCTCCGAGAAGCAGCGGTTGCTGGAAATGGCGCTCGAGTCCGAGCGCATCCAGTTCCTGGCCAACCACCTCGGCGCGCTGCTGGTGCGCCTGGAGAAGGCGCGGGAGTACCGCGACCTCGCACGCGGAGACGGCCACGCCTCCGGACTGCCCGATCTGGATGTATAG
- the nadA gene encoding quinolinate synthase NadA translates to MTETLALPTLPAEIARVGFVREDIDPTLDLFEEIERLKREKNAVLLAHYYQEGDIQDIADYIGDSLGLAREAARTEAEIIVFAGVHFMAETAKILNPTKTVLLPDLHAGCSLADSCPPDEFAAFRAQHPDHLVISYINCSAAIKAQTDIICTSSNAEHIVRQIPADQPILFAPDRNLGRWLMKQTGRDMLLWDGACIVHEIFSEQKLARLKGRYPGAPVLAHPECEEPVLRLADHIGSTSSIRRFAAESDADTFIVATESGILHQMQKDNPGKTFVAAPPDNGCACNDCPHMKLNTLEKLYLCLKHGQPELHMDEAMRVAALKPIERMLDMSEGVK, encoded by the coding sequence ATGACCGAGACGCTCGCCCTCCCGACCCTCCCCGCCGAGATCGCCCGCGTCGGCTTCGTCCGCGAGGACATCGACCCCACGCTCGACCTGTTCGAGGAGATCGAGCGCCTCAAGCGCGAGAAGAACGCTGTCTTGCTCGCCCACTATTACCAGGAGGGCGACATCCAGGACATCGCCGACTACATCGGCGACTCCCTCGGCCTCGCCCGCGAGGCGGCCCGCACCGAGGCCGAGATCATCGTCTTCGCCGGCGTCCACTTCATGGCGGAGACCGCCAAGATCCTCAACCCGACGAAGACGGTCCTCCTGCCCGACCTCCACGCCGGCTGCTCCCTCGCCGACTCCTGCCCGCCCGACGAGTTCGCCGCCTTCCGCGCCCAGCACCCGGACCACCTCGTCATCAGCTACATCAACTGCTCGGCCGCCATCAAGGCGCAGACGGACATCATCTGCACGTCGTCCAACGCCGAGCACATCGTCCGCCAAATCCCCGCCGACCAGCCGATTCTGTTCGCGCCCGACCGCAACCTGGGCCGCTGGCTGATGAAGCAGACCGGTCGCGACATGTTGCTCTGGGACGGCGCCTGTATCGTCCACGAGATCTTTTCCGAGCAGAAGCTGGCACGCCTGAAAGGGCGCTATCCCGGAGCGCCGGTCCTCGCCCACCCCGAGTGCGAGGAGCCCGTCCTGCGGCTGGCCGACCACATCGGCAGCACGTCGTCCATCCGCCGCTTCGCCGCGGAGTCGGACGCCGACACGTTCATCGTCGCCACCGAGTCCGGCATCCTGCACCAGATGCAGAAGGACAACCCCGGCAAGACGTTCGTCGCCGCGCCCCCGGACAACGGCTGCGCCTGCAACGACTGCCCGCACATGAAGCTCAACACGCTGGAGAAGCTCTACCTGTGCCTCAAGCACGGCCAGCCGGAACTCCACATGGACGAGGCGATGCGCGTCGCCGCCCTCAAGCCCATCGAGCGGATGCTGGACATGAGCGAGGGCGTCAAGTAG
- a CDS encoding ABC transporter ATP-binding protein — translation MPSPGAGRDPILSARGLGKSYPTATGALEVLADLDADIYPGELVAIVGESGTGKSTLLHLLGALDRPTAGGVTFRGEDVFAKGDEALAAFRNRAIGFVFQFHHLLPEFSALENVAMPALIAGGTFATATPRATELLQMLGLGARLDHRPSQLSGGEQQRVAVARALMNEPGLVLMDEPSGNLDTKTAETLHDELLRLSRDADQAFVVVTHNPALAALADRVLRLDGGRLVDDRQPADAHPA, via the coding sequence GTGCCATCTCCGGGCGCAGGTCGTGATCCCATCCTCTCCGCCCGCGGCCTCGGCAAGAGCTACCCGACGGCGACCGGGGCTCTGGAGGTGCTCGCCGACCTCGACGCCGACATCTACCCCGGCGAGCTGGTCGCCATCGTCGGCGAGAGCGGCACGGGGAAGAGCACGCTGCTGCACCTCCTCGGCGCGCTCGACCGGCCGACGGCGGGGGGCGTGACCTTCCGCGGGGAGGACGTGTTCGCCAAGGGCGACGAGGCGCTGGCCGCGTTCCGCAACCGAGCCATCGGGTTCGTCTTCCAGTTCCACCACCTGCTGCCCGAGTTCAGCGCGCTGGAGAACGTCGCCATGCCCGCCCTGATCGCGGGCGGCACGTTCGCCACGGCGACGCCGAGGGCGACCGAACTGCTCCAGATGCTCGGCCTCGGCGCCCGCCTCGACCACCGCCCGAGCCAACTCTCCGGCGGCGAGCAGCAGCGCGTCGCCGTCGCGCGGGCGCTCATGAACGAGCCGGGCCTCGTGCTCATGGACGAGCCCTCCGGCAACCTCGACACGAAGACCGCCGAGACGCTCCACGACGAACTCCTGCGCCTCAGCCGCGACGCCGACCAGGCCTTCGTCGTCGTCACCCACAACCCCGCTCTCGCTGCCCTCGCCGACCGCGTCCTCCGCCTCGACGGCGGGCGCCTCGTGGACGATCGCCAGCCTGCCGACGCTCACCCCGCCTGA
- a CDS encoding sigma-54 dependent transcriptional regulator, producing MPTVLIADDEPAIRRALREILEFEGYTVEEAVDGDEALEKARSGIDLLLLDIKMPKRDGMEVLQALHDAESTVPVVMISGHGTVETAVEATQLGAVDFLEKPPDLNRLLVTVRGALARGQLKVENVRLKQVVRDAGTSDLTPIVGDSPAIGRIQQTIERVAPSEARVLITGEPGTGKELVARHLHAQSPRADGPLVEVNCAAIPSELIESELFGHEKGSFTGATKQRIGKFEQADGGTLFLDEIGDMSLDAQAKVLRALQESRITRVGGDRSISVNVRVVAATNRDLLQQVDEKRFREDLYHRLSVILIHVPPLRERRGDIPDIARFILGQVMRRNGMTDKSFADGALTRLGQQEWRGNVRELRNVVERLLILSDGDEITAADVERYVIPSGSGGSAAGLIDRYDTLFEFRDHAEKLFIERKLDENDWNVSATAELIGIQRSHLYNKLKDLNIERPE from the coding sequence ATGCCGACTGTCCTCATCGCCGACGACGAGCCCGCCATCCGGCGGGCGCTCCGGGAGATCCTCGAGTTCGAGGGATACACCGTCGAAGAAGCTGTCGACGGCGACGAGGCGCTGGAGAAGGCGCGGTCGGGCATCGACCTGCTCCTGCTTGACATCAAGATGCCAAAGCGGGACGGCATGGAGGTGCTCCAGGCCCTCCACGACGCCGAGTCCACGGTCCCGGTGGTGATGATCTCGGGCCACGGCACCGTCGAGACGGCCGTCGAGGCGACCCAACTCGGCGCGGTCGACTTCCTGGAGAAGCCGCCGGACCTGAACCGGCTGCTCGTCACCGTCCGCGGGGCGCTTGCGCGGGGGCAGCTCAAGGTCGAGAACGTCCGCCTGAAGCAGGTCGTCCGGGACGCCGGCACGTCGGACCTGACGCCCATCGTGGGCGACAGCCCGGCCATCGGGCGCATCCAGCAGACCATCGAGCGGGTCGCGCCGTCGGAGGCGCGCGTGCTCATCACCGGCGAGCCCGGCACCGGCAAGGAACTCGTCGCCCGGCACCTGCACGCCCAGAGCCCGCGGGCCGACGGTCCGCTCGTGGAGGTCAACTGCGCCGCGATCCCGTCGGAGCTGATCGAGTCCGAACTGTTCGGTCACGAGAAGGGCTCGTTCACCGGCGCCACCAAGCAGCGCATCGGCAAGTTCGAGCAGGCGGATGGCGGGACGCTCTTCCTGGACGAGATCGGCGACATGTCGCTCGACGCACAGGCCAAGGTGCTCCGCGCCCTCCAGGAGAGCCGCATCACCCGCGTCGGCGGCGACCGCTCGATCTCGGTCAACGTCCGCGTGGTGGCAGCCACCAACCGGGATCTGCTCCAGCAGGTCGACGAGAAGCGATTCCGGGAGGACCTCTACCACCGCCTCTCGGTCATCCTCATCCACGTCCCGCCGCTCCGCGAGCGTCGTGGCGACATCCCGGACATCGCCCGCTTCATCCTCGGGCAGGTCATGCGTCGCAACGGCATGACCGACAAGTCCTTCGCCGACGGCGCGCTGACCCGCCTCGGGCAGCAGGAGTGGCGCGGCAACGTGCGTGAACTGCGCAACGTCGTCGAGCGCCTCCTCATCCTGTCCGACGGCGACGAGATCACCGCGGCCGACGTCGAGCGCTACGTGATTCCGTCCGGCTCGGGCGGATCGGCGGCGGGCCTGATCGACCGCTACGACACGCTCTTCGAGTTCCGCGATCACGCCGAGAAGCTGTTCATCGAGCGCAAGCTGGACGAGAACGACTGGAACGTCTCCGCGACGGCCGAGCTGATCGGCATCCAGCGGTCGCACCTCTACAACAAGCTGAAGGACCTCAACATCGAGAGGCCGGAATGA
- a CDS encoding tetratricopeptide repeat protein, with amino-acid sequence MAQINPPKTLTASHPHDLREDALATSASRGAEFFEDHRNAVIGVIVGIVVLSLAVIGWRAYQANRSAEGQELLGAILTEYEAGNLQTALDGTGDMPGLLEIADQYGSTATGEQATFFAADALYQLGDMDRALELFEDYDGDGLLAASAIGGQAAIAEEQGDDAKAARLYEQAASEFVSPASTPGYLLDAARAHLAAGDTEAAESALMRVIDEWEAAPEVRTALVELGEVQATATATGTPTGDVMAAPATPDSAAAPSAPVPVPSPAEQ; translated from the coding sequence ATGGCCCAGATCAACCCGCCGAAGACGCTCACCGCCTCGCATCCCCACGACCTCCGGGAGGATGCCCTTGCGACCTCCGCGTCGCGCGGTGCCGAGTTCTTCGAGGACCACCGCAACGCGGTCATCGGCGTGATCGTCGGCATCGTGGTCCTCTCGCTCGCCGTCATCGGCTGGCGCGCGTACCAGGCGAACCGGTCGGCCGAGGGCCAGGAGCTCCTCGGCGCCATCCTGACTGAGTACGAGGCGGGCAACCTCCAGACGGCCCTCGATGGCACCGGCGACATGCCGGGCCTCCTCGAAATCGCCGATCAGTATGGCTCCACGGCCACGGGCGAGCAGGCCACCTTCTTCGCTGCTGACGCCCTCTACCAACTCGGCGACATGGACCGCGCCTTGGAGCTGTTCGAGGACTACGACGGCGACGGGCTCCTCGCTGCCAGCGCCATCGGCGGCCAGGCGGCCATTGCCGAGGAGCAGGGTGATGACGCCAAGGCGGCCCGTCTCTACGAGCAGGCGGCCTCTGAGTTCGTCTCCCCGGCCTCGACGCCGGGTTACCTCCTCGACGCCGCGCGCGCTCACCTCGCCGCGGGCGACACCGAGGCGGCCGAGTCCGCGCTCATGCGCGTGATCGACGAGTGGGAGGCGGCCCCGGAGGTCCGTACGGCGCTCGTGGAACTGGGCGAGGTCCAGGCCACCGCCACCGCCACCGGCACGCCCACGGGCGACGTGATGGCGGCACCGGCCACGCCGGACTCCGCCGCTGCCCCCTCGGCGCCGGTCCCGGTCCCCTCGCCCGCCGAGCAGTAG
- the gap gene encoding type I glyceraldehyde-3-phosphate dehydrogenase, producing MAIKIGINGFGRIGRLVFRSILERGSTDFDIVAVNDLTDAETLAHLFKYDSVHGVFPGDVSAEGDELVINGDRFKVLSERDPANLPWGDLGADVVVESTGRFTDADSAGLHLQGGAKKVVISAPAKGGVKTVVLGVNEDTLTGDEDIVSNASCTTNCLAPMVKVLDDAFGVEKGMMTTVHAYTADQRIADAPHRDLRRARAAALSIIPTTTGAAKAVGLVLPELAGKLDGFALRVPTPDGSLTDFTAIVKREVTVEEVNAAFQAAAEGPMKGILEYSTAPIVSIDIVHNPHSCILDSPSTMTDGTLVKVVGWYDNEWGYSNRTVDLVQKLMA from the coding sequence ATGGCCATCAAGATTGGCATCAACGGGTTCGGCCGCATCGGCCGCCTCGTGTTCCGCTCCATCCTCGAGCGCGGCAGCACCGACTTCGACATCGTCGCGGTCAACGATCTCACCGACGCCGAGACGCTCGCTCACCTCTTCAAGTACGACTCCGTCCACGGCGTCTTCCCCGGCGACGTGTCGGCTGAGGGTGACGAGCTCGTGATCAACGGAGACCGCTTCAAGGTGCTCTCCGAGCGGGACCCCGCCAACCTGCCCTGGGGCGACCTCGGCGCCGACGTGGTCGTCGAGTCGACGGGCCGCTTCACGGACGCCGACAGCGCCGGGCTGCACCTCCAGGGGGGCGCCAAGAAAGTCGTCATCTCGGCCCCGGCCAAGGGCGGCGTCAAGACGGTCGTGCTGGGTGTCAACGAGGACACGCTCACGGGCGACGAGGACATCGTCTCCAACGCGAGCTGCACGACCAACTGCCTTGCCCCGATGGTCAAGGTCCTCGACGACGCGTTCGGCGTCGAGAAGGGCATGATGACGACCGTCCACGCCTACACGGCCGACCAGCGGATCGCGGACGCTCCGCACCGCGACCTCCGCCGCGCCCGCGCCGCCGCGCTCTCGATCATCCCGACGACGACCGGCGCCGCCAAGGCGGTCGGCCTCGTCCTCCCCGAGTTGGCCGGCAAGCTGGACGGCTTCGCGCTCCGCGTCCCGACTCCGGACGGCTCGCTGACCGACTTCACGGCCATCGTCAAGCGCGAGGTCACGGTCGAGGAGGTCAACGCCGCCTTCCAGGCCGCCGCCGAGGGCCCGATGAAGGGCATCTTGGAGTACAGCACCGCCCCGATCGTCTCGATCGACATCGTGCACAACCCGCACTCCTGCATCCTCGACTCGCCGTCGACGATGACCGACGGCACGCTCGTCAAGGTGGTCGGCTGGTACGACAACGAGTGGGGGTATTCCAACCGCACCGTCGACCTCGTCCAGAAGTTGATGGCGTAG
- the pgk gene encoding phosphoglycerate kinase, whose amino-acid sequence MNTLSDLDLSGRRVLVRVDFNVPMDGDTVTDDTRIRGALPTIQAILDAGGTPVLMSHLGRPKGAPDPAYSLRPVAAVLDALLDAPVVFCDETVGDAAEACVDGAAAGSVVLLENTRFLPGETANDADLSAQMARLGDVFVSDAFGSVHRAHASTAGVAAQLPHAAGKLLEREVTFLTKALDDPERPFVAVLGGAKVSDKIGVIEALAPKVDHLLIGGAMAYTFLAGLGHSVGTSLVEADRTDDAFRLYEQFKDTLVLPSDHVVADAFSADAETRVVSGEIPDGWMGLDIGPASRERYAELIGTARTVIWNGPMGVFELAPYAGGTLAVAQALADATADHDALTVVGGGDSVAALNQSGLADAVTHVSTGGGAMLEFMEGQTLPGLAALD is encoded by the coding sequence ATGAACACCCTCTCCGACCTCGACCTGTCCGGCCGCCGCGTCCTCGTCCGCGTGGACTTCAACGTCCCGATGGACGGCGACACAGTGACCGACGACACGCGCATCCGGGGCGCGCTGCCCACGATCCAGGCCATCCTGGACGCGGGCGGCACGCCGGTGCTGATGTCGCACCTCGGCCGCCCCAAGGGCGCGCCGGACCCGGCCTACTCGCTGCGTCCGGTCGCCGCCGTGCTGGACGCACTCCTCGACGCGCCCGTCGTGTTCTGCGACGAGACCGTCGGCGACGCCGCCGAGGCGTGCGTGGACGGGGCCGCTGCGGGATCGGTGGTGCTGCTCGAGAACACGCGCTTCCTGCCGGGCGAGACGGCCAACGACGCCGACCTCTCGGCCCAGATGGCCCGCCTCGGGGACGTGTTCGTGTCGGACGCCTTCGGGTCGGTCCACCGCGCGCACGCATCCACCGCAGGCGTCGCGGCGCAGCTCCCGCACGCCGCGGGCAAGCTCTTGGAGCGCGAGGTCACGTTCCTGACGAAGGCCCTCGACGATCCCGAGCGTCCGTTCGTGGCCGTGCTCGGCGGTGCGAAGGTGTCCGACAAGATCGGCGTCATCGAAGCGCTCGCGCCCAAGGTGGACCACCTGCTGATCGGCGGCGCGATGGCCTACACGTTCCTCGCCGGGCTCGGCCACTCGGTCGGCACCTCGCTGGTCGAGGCCGACCGGACCGACGACGCCTTCCGGCTCTACGAGCAGTTCAAGGACACGCTCGTGCTGCCCAGCGATCACGTCGTCGCGGACGCCTTCTCGGCCGACGCGGAGACTCGGGTCGTCTCGGGTGAGATTCCGGACGGTTGGATGGGCCTCGACATCGGCCCGGCCTCCCGCGAGCGCTACGCCGAGCTGATCGGTACCGCTCGGACGGTCATCTGGAACGGACCGATGGGCGTGTTCGAACTCGCTCCCTACGCAGGGGGCACGCTCGCGGTCGCCCAGGCCCTGGCCGACGCGACCGCCGACCACGACGCGCTGACCGTCGTCGGCGGGGGCGACTCCGTGGCGGCCCTCAACCAGTCCGGCCTCGCGGACGCCGTCACGCACGTCTCGACGGGCGGCGGCGCGATGCTGGAGTTCATGGAAGGCCAGACGCTGCCCGGGCTCGCCGCGCTCGATTGA